One window from the genome of Elusimicrobiota bacterium encodes:
- a CDS encoding PfaD family polyunsaturated fatty acid/polyketide biosynthesis protein — translation MRLGETSRIGEAVVPPCRPRDLGDPEFRRCHGLKYAYAGGSMANGISSLPMVEALAREGLLGFFGAAGLLPEYLEKAIDQAQSSMDGLPYGFNIINSPNEPNLEAAVLDLYLRRGVRLIEASAYLDLSLPLVRYRVKALYRKPSGEVASRNRIVAKVSRVEVATRFMSPPPEALLRELVGSGEISQEAARMAEALPMADDVTAEADSGGHTDNRPAITLLPTLIALRDRLQEKHRFAQPVRVGAAGGIATPASAAAAFAMGAAYVMTGSVNQACSESGTSDVVRQMLAAAGQADVAMAPAADMFEMGVKVQVLKRGTLFAMRAGKLYDLYKTHEGLDSIPPAARAALERDYFRAPCEEVWRQTREYFLRRDPAQAERGERDPKHKMALVFRWYLGQASRWANVGEPTRQVDYQVWCGPAMGAFNEWARGSFLEDPEERRVAVIGLNLLAGAAYLTRVHSLRCQGVSFAPAMAAFTPRRIEELRKLLD, via the coding sequence CTGCGCCTGGGCGAGACCTCCCGCATCGGCGAGGCCGTGGTCCCGCCCTGCCGGCCCCGGGACCTGGGTGACCCTGAGTTCCGCCGCTGCCACGGACTCAAGTACGCCTACGCGGGCGGCTCCATGGCCAACGGCATCTCCTCTCTTCCGATGGTCGAAGCCTTGGCGCGCGAGGGCCTGCTGGGCTTCTTCGGCGCGGCCGGGCTCCTGCCCGAGTACCTCGAGAAGGCCATCGACCAGGCCCAGTCGTCCATGGACGGCCTGCCTTACGGCTTCAACATCATCAACAGCCCCAACGAGCCCAACCTGGAAGCCGCGGTGCTGGACCTCTACCTGCGCCGCGGGGTCCGCCTCATCGAGGCCTCCGCCTACCTGGACCTCTCCTTGCCCTTGGTCCGCTACCGGGTCAAGGCTCTCTACCGCAAGCCTTCGGGAGAGGTCGCCAGCCGCAACCGGATCGTGGCCAAGGTCTCGCGCGTGGAGGTCGCCACCCGCTTCATGTCCCCGCCGCCCGAGGCGCTGCTGCGCGAGCTGGTCGGCTCCGGCGAGATATCCCAGGAGGCCGCGCGCATGGCCGAGGCCCTGCCCATGGCCGACGACGTGACGGCCGAGGCGGACAGCGGCGGGCATACGGACAACCGGCCGGCCATCACGTTGCTGCCCACGCTCATCGCCCTGCGCGACCGCCTGCAGGAGAAGCATCGCTTCGCCCAGCCCGTGCGCGTGGGCGCGGCCGGCGGCATCGCGACGCCGGCGTCCGCCGCCGCGGCCTTCGCCATGGGCGCGGCCTATGTCATGACCGGCTCGGTCAACCAGGCCTGCTCGGAGTCCGGGACCTCCGACGTGGTCCGGCAGATGCTGGCCGCCGCGGGCCAGGCCGACGTGGCCATGGCCCCGGCCGCGGACATGTTCGAGATGGGCGTCAAGGTCCAGGTCCTCAAGCGCGGCACGCTTTTCGCCATGCGCGCGGGCAAGCTCTACGACCTCTACAAGACGCACGAGGGTCTGGATTCCATACCTCCGGCGGCGCGCGCCGCGCTGGAGCGGGACTATTTCCGCGCGCCCTGTGAGGAAGTCTGGCGCCAGACCCGCGAATACTTCCTCCGGCGCGACCCGGCCCAGGCCGAGCGGGGGGAGCGCGACCCCAAGCACAAGATGGCCTTGGTGTTCCGCTGGTACCTGGGCCAGGCCTCCCGGTGGGCCAATGTGGGCGAGCCCACGCGCCAGGTGGACTACCAGGTCTGGTGCGGCCCGGCCATGGGCGCCTTCAACGAGTGGGCCAGGGGCAGCTTCCTGGAGGACCCCGAGGAGCGCCGCGTCGCCGTCATCGGATTGAACCTGCTCGCCGGCGCCGCCTATCTGACCCGTGTGCACAGCTTGCGCTGCCAGGGCGTCTCCTTCGCGCCGGCTATGGCCGCTTTCACGCCGAGACGCATCGAAGAGCTGCGCAAATTGCTCGACTAG